TGAGGGAGGGAGAAGCGTCGTCGGGCAGTATCTCAAGCTACTCGGCTCAAGCGCATTTGCGCTCGGAATTGCAGCCGGCGTTGGAGAATTTGCCGGATACGCACTGAGGTTTGTCTCCGGAACAATAGCCGACAAGACCAGAAAATACTGGGTAATAATAATTGTTGGATACGCTATTCAGCTTTGTTCTCTTCCAGCACTCGCTTTTCTCGACAGCTGGCAGCTTGCGGTGGCTTTTTTGTTTTTTGAAAGAGTTGGTAAAGCTATCAGAAAACCCGCACACGACGCTGTCCTTTCTTTCGCGGCGAAAAGAACAGGCAGAGGCTTTGGTTTCGGCCTTCACGAAGCGATGGATCAAATAGGAGCGTTTCTAGGGCCTGCGCTGTTTTCAGCACTTCTTCTGACAACGAGAAGCGAACTTGCTGTTTACAGAAAAGGACTCCTTTTTCTCTTCATACCGGCGGGAATAGTCATCGCGATCACAATATTCGCAAGTTTCTTGTTTCCGCATCCGGAAAAGTTCGAGATCAAATCAAAAAAACCCGAAATTTCGACAAAAGGATATTCACGTCATTATTGGATCATAGTAATTTCTGCGGGTCTTCTCGCAATGGGGATTACAGATTTTCCTTTGATAGGTCTTCACTTGAAAAATTTCGGAAGTTTTAAAGAAGCGATGATACCGCTTCTATACGCGGGGGCGATGGCAATAGACGCTGTGTCTGCGATTATTCTGGGAGTTTTATACGACAGGATCGGATTAAAAGTACTTGCGGTTCTTTTCATAGTTGAAGTATTCACAGCGCCGCTCGTTTTTTTGGGTTCTTTCTGGTTTATAATCGCGGGGATGTCTCTATGGGGGATCAGCGTCGGAACACAGGAGTCCATTCTCAAAGCTTCAATATCGGATCTCGTCCACCAAAACAGAAGAGCTCAAGCTTTTGGTCTTTTCAATATGATATTCGGAGCATTATGGTTTTTAGGCAGCGCTGTCAT
This region of candidate division WOR-3 bacterium genomic DNA includes:
- a CDS encoding MFS transporter translates to MNYEGGRSVVGQYLKLLGSSAFALGIAAGVGEFAGYALRFVSGTIADKTRKYWVIIIVGYAIQLCSLPALAFLDSWQLAVAFLFFERVGKAIRKPAHDAVLSFAAKRTGRGFGFGLHEAMDQIGAFLGPALFSALLLTTRSELAVYRKGLLFLFIPAGIVIAITIFASFLFPHPEKFEIKSKKPEISTKGYSRHYWIIVISAGLLAMGITDFPLIGLHLKNFGSFKEAMIPLLYAGAMAIDAVSAIILGVLYDRIGLKVLAVLFIVEVFTAPLVFLGSFWFIIAGMSLWGISVGTQESILKASISDLVHQNRRAQAFGLFNMIFGALWFLGSAVMGFLYDKIGSSALVFFSVAVQFSAALFFMTIFFKRKNAAVS